DNA from Dietzia lutea:
TACATCGAGAAGAACCCCGACTCGGCGGAGGTTGCCTGAGGGACACGAGCCAGTAACGAGTGAGCGACGTTTGATCACCGGGCGCCTCCGACCGGAAGCGTTCGTGTCGTTGTCGTGTTCTCCTGAGTGAGCGGCCCGTCCCGGGCCGAGAACTACTCTCGGGAAAGGACAATTGCCATGGGCACCATCATCGCCTGGATCATCATCGGCGGACTCGCCGGCTGGATCGCCTCCAAAATCATGAAGCGTGACGCCGAGATGGGCATCGTCGCCAACATCCTCGCCGGCGTCATCGGCGCCTTCGTCGTCGGTTGGCTCGTGTCGTTCTTCACCAACAGTGAGGGCGGCGCCATGCCGGAGGCCTTCTCGATTCCGGGTATCCTCGCCGCGATCGTCGGTGCGTGCCTCCTGATCTGGATCGTTTCCGCGATCCGTGGTCGCGGGCGCACCAGGGTCTGACACCCTTCGCACGAGAACTACCCGACGGCCCGGCTCCCACGTGGGGTCGGGCCGTCCGCGCACATCACCACCGGAAGGAGCCAGCGATGGGACTGTTCGACAAGGCGGTCGACAAGGCCAGGGATCTGGCGCGGAAGAATCCCGACAAGGTCGAGTCCGCCCTCGACAAGGTCGGCGACGCGTACGACGAGCGCACCGGCGGCAAGCACGCCTCGCGCACCGACACCGTCCAGCAGAAGGCCGGCGAGTTCCTCACCGGGCGGACGGCCGACGCGCCCGACGTGCCCGACGCCCCGGACGGCACGCCGACCCCCGACCCGGACACGTCGCAGCACAGCCGCGGGCCGGGAGACTGACCGACGCCCGCCCGGCCGAGGTGGTATCGGCTATCACTGCCGATAGTCTGTTACCCGTGACGAGAACACGGTCGACCAAGCCCGGACCGCGGGAGCGGCTCCTGGCGACGGCGACCCGTCTCTTCTCGACCGACGGCATCCGGGCGGTGGGCATCGACCGGATCCTGCGCGAGGCCGGGGTCGCCAAGGCCAGCCTCTACAACACCTACGGGTCCAAGGACGAGCTGGTGGTGGCGTACCTGCGGTCGGTCGCCGAACGGGACCGCGAGCTGTGGCGCCGCCGCGCCGACCTCGCCCCGGACGCCCGGGGACGCATCCTCGCGCTGTTCGACATCGTGCGCGAGCAGGTGGAGCCGGCGATGCCCGGGTCCTGTCACCTCGCGGCCGCGATCGAGTTCCCGAGCCCCGCGACCGACGGGGAGCGTGCGATCCGCGCGGCCGTGGCCGATCAGCGGGCGTGGGTGGCCCAGACCCTGCGCGACGAACTCGCCGCGATGGGGCTGGAGGACCCGGACAACATCGCCGACCTCGCCGACCGGTTGGCGCTGCTGCACGACGGCTCGGTCACCGCCGCGATGCTCGGCGAGGTCCGGACCACGGCCATGACCGCCCGCAGCATGGCCGAGCTCATCCTGGGGATGGTCACCGAGACCGCCTGAGCCCGGCGCCCCGCGCCCGCGCCTCGCGCCTCGGCGAGGCCTCAGTCCTCGAGCCGCGGCCCGATGAGCTCGACGATGCCTCGCACCGCGTCGGGCTCCTCGCCGGTCGACTGCACGGCGAGCACGCGGTCGTCGCCGGACAGGACGGCCAGCGCCCCGGCCGGCCCGACCGTGAGGCCGCCGCTCCATCCGCCGTCGGCCTCCACCGGCTCGGACTCGCCCGGCGGAGCCGACTCGGCGACGAGTTCCGCCGCGCGCTCGGGCGACGCCACCTCGTAGACGGTGGTCGTCAGGTGCACGGCGCCGTCGGAGTCGTAGAAGAAGCAGGCCGCGGGGTCCACGCTGTCGTCGATCCGGACGTCGGCGGCGGGCACACCGGCCGCTGCCGGAACCTCGTCGGCGGACAGGTACGGGCAGTCGGCCTCCGAGACCGGTTCGACCGGAGGCAGTTCCGGCTCGACCGTCTCGGGCGGCGCGGTCTGGATGGTGCCCATCTCCGCGGCCGGCTCCGAGGAACCGCTGCACCCGGCGAGGACACCGAGCAGGAGCACGGAGGCCGCGCCGAGGGAGACTGTGTCGAGGACCATACCCGCGGGTTTGCGCATACGGCCAGGATAGAGGCCGGACCGCTCAGTAGAGTCGGCGGCAGCAGACCGGTTCCAGGAACGGGAGGGTGGCCATGGGTGGATCCGCGGGCACCGCCCCCGGCGCCGACCGCACCGAGGACCGACGGCGCGAGCTCCGGTCGGTGATCTCCGCCGCGGCGGTCGACCTGGTGATCGAGCGCGGGCTCGACGCGGTGACGGTCGACGAGATCGCCAGAGCCGCCAACGTGTCGAGGCGGACATTCTTCAACTACTTCCCCTCCAAGGCCGCCGCGTGCATCCCGGACACTCCCCCGGCCGGGCGGGAGGCCGTACAGGAGTTCCTCTCCGACCGCAGTGTGTC
Protein-coding regions in this window:
- a CDS encoding GlsB/YeaQ/YmgE family stress response membrane protein, producing MGTIIAWIIIGGLAGWIASKIMKRDAEMGIVANILAGVIGAFVVGWLVSFFTNSEGGAMPEAFSIPGILAAIVGACLLIWIVSAIRGRGRTRV
- a CDS encoding antitoxin; its protein translation is MGLFDKAVDKARDLARKNPDKVESALDKVGDAYDERTGGKHASRTDTVQQKAGEFLTGRTADAPDVPDAPDGTPTPDPDTSQHSRGPGD
- a CDS encoding TetR/AcrR family transcriptional regulator, with amino-acid sequence MTRTRSTKPGPRERLLATATRLFSTDGIRAVGIDRILREAGVAKASLYNTYGSKDELVVAYLRSVAERDRELWRRRADLAPDARGRILALFDIVREQVEPAMPGSCHLAAAIEFPSPATDGERAIRAAVADQRAWVAQTLRDELAAMGLEDPDNIADLADRLALLHDGSVTAAMLGEVRTTAMTARSMAELILGMVTETA
- a CDS encoding DUF2020 domain-containing protein, with protein sequence MRKPAGMVLDTVSLGAASVLLLGVLAGCSGSSEPAAEMGTIQTAPPETVEPELPPVEPVSEADCPYLSADEVPAAAGVPAADVRIDDSVDPAACFFYDSDGAVHLTTTVYEVASPERAAELVAESAPPGESEPVEADGGWSGGLTVGPAGALAVLSGDDRVLAVQSTGEEPDAVRGIVELIGPRLED